From the Bacillus sp. FJAT-22090 genome, the window ATTTCAATTCGTACGTACACTGTAGAGCTAAAGAAATTTGAACAATACTTGAGTAACTGTGGTTACCAAGGAGATTTAGATTTTGATAATTTTTTCTTCTTTGAAGAGTCTAATGAGTATGCTCCTATTGATAAAGAGTTTATTGATAATTATCTTGATTACTTGAGAGATGAGCTAAGTGCTAGCAATCATATTTTATATGATAATATCGTATACCTGAGAAATTTCTTCGGATTCCTAAAAAGTATGAATAAAATTAAATCTAATCCTATGGCTTATTATAAAAATAATTACTATGAGAGAAAATTAGTAGATCGATCTTTGTCAATTAATGAATGCAAAAATGTTTTAAGAGCTGCATTAAAAAATGATCCCTTTTTTAGACAAGACTATACTTTATTACTTTTAATGATGACAACAGGATTACGAAATAGAGAAGTTAGATATATTTGTCTAGATCAAATTTGTTTTGAAAGAGGTGTAATCATAGTTGATCGAGGGCAAAAAAAATCTGCCAACGTAGTTTATATGCCAACCTCACTCAAAAATGAGCTTAACCGTTACCTATCACACCCTACTTTTAAGGAGTGGTCAAAAAACGGAAACCAACTTATCTTTTTCAAAGATTCAAAAATGTTAAGTTATGATAAATTAAATAATTTAATTAAAAAAATCTCACAAGATGCAGGAATAACTAGAAATGTTTCCACTCACACATTTAGACATACAACGGCTTACCTTATGCAAACAGCTGGGATTGACATCTCCATAATCCAAAGGCAACTAAGACACGTTTCAATTGCTACCACACTTAGATATTTACCCCCAATGAGACAATTCAATACCTTAGTAAATGAAAATGCATCAGATACAGAGGTAGAAGATTAATTGGAGTATTTATATTCATTTGAAGTTTGTGATTACTTACATTAATTCCACAGAAGTGACTTTTTTCTAATACTTTTAACGAAGAGTATTATTTATTAGGGATTTTTGGGTACATCCAATCTGACTAAAGAGGAATAGTCAATTTTCTGTGAGGAACAGATAACCTGAGAGGAACAGGTCAAGATAAAATAATACTAACATAAATTTCTAATTTATAAAATATTTGAATTAGGAAAAAACCAGAGGAAAACTAAAACTAGTTGTTTATCAAAAATTATCTGATGAAAAACTAAGTTGTATTGCTGCAAGCTTAGTAATAATTTTTAGTCATAATATAATTTAGCTAAGCTAACTAAATTAAGAGAACCAAACTTTCTCTGAATAACAATTGGATAAGTACTATACACAAATTCAATTTTCTCAAACCGATTGAGATAATTTGTCTATTCTATCACCTTGTCCAAAATTTCCTAATCTTTCATAACTAATTAAATCAAAATCTAACTGTTCAAAATCAAAGTATATTTTTAATACAATTACTTGTTTAGGTGAGTCATATATAAATAAGGAGTTAAATGATAAATAGAAGTAAAGATATTTAAAAAAATATTGTAAAAAATGATTAAAAAAACTATATAAAGAAATAATAAAAAGAGTTATGGTAACAAACATAACTCCCAATGACGCATCGTATAATTCTGTTCCCCGCTCAAATAATTATAGGAAGTTAAAAATAAGTCGATTTTTGTTAACCCTTAATTTATATTATGTAAACTAAAATTTATTTTAACATTCGAACGTTCATATACTACCCCTTTGATGTCGAAACATTTTAGACAAGAATATCTGGGCTTTTAATTAGATTATCACTAAAGAGAAAATTAAAACTAGAATGCCATGACTTTCATGTCCTTCATGTCCAGGTTCAGGTTCAGGTTCAGGTCAAAAATGATATTGAAAATAAAAAAACAATAAATTATTTTAAATTAAATATAGATAATTATCTCATTTAGTGGTATTTGAACTTTAATTTGTTCATCTATATAATTCAAATGTTCCGATAGCATTACGAATACCCGACTTCGCTTAGTATAGATTTTTAATTGGTGATCACTAATTTTATCAAATAGTCCATCTCGTTTAAAAAGCAATTCAAATTGAATATATTTTTTACATATACTTGCTCCCTCCTTTCCTTTTCATCACTCGAACGTTCGTTTGTATAATAAAAGAATATTTAAACTTGACTGTGAATTTTCCCCATTGTTAAATGTAAACAACACCCCCATCTAGAATATGAAAGGTGTTGTTTCTCTTCTAATAATCTAAGAGCTTTCTTTTTAACTTTGAATTGACTGTAAAACTCTTCCTTCCTTTAATTTTTCAATAGCTAATAAAAAATTACAGTAACTTTCTTTTCCGTACACTTCTTTACTACTTTTAAAAAAGTTGTTGAACATATAGGTTTTTGCTTGTTCTAAAGAATAAGATCTAGCTTCCATAACCAGTTTTAGATAAGAAATAAAATATTCTTTAGACAAATTAGACCCATTATTTACAGTCAAATAGCTTCACCCCTAACATTTAGACGCTTCCGTTCCGCAACATGATTGAGAAGAACTTTGTGGAGTTAAATTAATACTACATACACCAGTTTCCGGTAGATCAAGTTCAACCTTTTTAGCTGATTCAATGTCACCCGAAAGATGAGCCACAATAGATCTCACTTGCTCATAACCGGTAGCCATTAAGAATGTTGGAGCTCGACCATAACTTTTCATTCCAACTATATAGAAGTCTTTTTCTGGCTGTCTTAATACCTCTTCACCATGAGGTCGTACTGTTCCGCAACTGTGAAGGTTGGGATCAATTAATGGAGCAAGTTCTTCCACGCTCTCTGTAGCAGTATCTATACTAAGTCTGATTTCTCTTATAAATGAAAAGTCTGGACGGCTGCCTGTATTTGCAATGATTTCATCAACTGGAGAAATTGTTACTGCACTGCCTTCTGATTCCCCAGCAATTCCGATTCCATCGTTTGTCTTAGTTAATTGGTGAATAAGAAAAGGAGAATAGACTTTTACATGACCAGCATCAACCAATTGATGTATGCGACTACCTAATTCACCTCTTGCTTCAAGAGCATCTTTATCTTCTCCGCCGTACGCATCTTTTACGTTTTTCTTTCTCATTATCCAAGTAATTTCCACTTCATCATTTAACTGTGATAATTCTAAAATTGTGTTAATGGCTGAATGACCGCCACCTACAACTGCAACTTTTTTGCCTTTGTATCTTTCCTTATGCTCTCCCTTAATATCAGGAATTCCATAATAAATGTGTTGTTTTAATTCTCTTTCTTCTTTTGTCCAAATACTATCAGCATTTATTGGATTTGGTTGTGACCAAGTTCCTGTAGCATCTATGATTGCCCTTGCTTCTATTCTTTTTGACATCCCATTCTGTTCAATGTATATAACAAAGGCCGAATTTTCACGATTTGCAGTCTTCATTTTATCTAACCCTTTTTTACTAATCGAAACAACTCTTGTATTCAGTGATAAAAAAGGGTGTATTTCAGGTAAATTTGCTAACGGGTTTAAATACTTGTTTACTAATTCACTTCCTAATGGAAGTTGATCTAAAACAGGTGCAATCCAACCATGATTTTCTAGAGTTTTTTTAGCTATCTTATCGATGTTGTATTGCCATGGTGAAAATAACCGCACATGTCCCCAGTTTAGAATATTGCTACCAACACTATCACCTGACTCCAGTAGAATAAACCGTTCACCTTTATTAGCTAGATGGGCAGCAGTTGCTAAACCTACAGGGCCGGCACCTATAATAGCTATTGGTAATTCCTTGTTTGAAGATGTTGTTACATCTACATTTGTTTTTGCAGCGGGTGCGCAGCATCCCCCAGTGTTTACTTGTTTCAGTTCAATGTTATTCATTCTCTTACCTCCATAAATTTTTAGTTGTATTACCAAATATTAAATTGTTTATTAATTGCATTTT encodes:
- a CDS encoding NAD(P)-binding domain-containing protein, with translation MNNIELKQVNTGGCCAPAAKTNVDVTTSSNKELPIAIIGAGPVGLATAAHLANKGERFILLESGDSVGSNILNWGHVRLFSPWQYNIDKIAKKTLENHGWIAPVLDQLPLGSELVNKYLNPLANLPEIHPFLSLNTRVVSISKKGLDKMKTANRENSAFVIYIEQNGMSKRIEARAIIDATGTWSQPNPINADSIWTKEERELKQHIYYGIPDIKGEHKERYKGKKVAVVGGGHSAINTILELSQLNDEVEITWIMRKKNVKDAYGGEDKDALEARGELGSRIHQLVDAGHVKVYSPFLIHQLTKTNDGIGIAGESEGSAVTISPVDEIIANTGSRPDFSFIREIRLSIDTATESVEELAPLIDPNLHSCGTVRPHGEEVLRQPEKDFYIVGMKSYGRAPTFLMATGYEQVRSIVAHLSGDIESAKKVELDLPETGVCSINLTPQSSSQSCCGTEASKC
- a CDS encoding tyrosine-type recombinase/integrase, whose amino-acid sequence is MKQILLDSEYYKSWEKYSYLKPISIRTYTVELKKFEQYLSNCGYQGDLDFDNFFFFEESNEYAPIDKEFIDNYLDYLRDELSASNHILYDNIVYLRNFFGFLKSMNKIKSNPMAYYKNNYYERKLVDRSLSINECKNVLRAALKNDPFFRQDYTLLLLMMTTGLRNREVRYICLDQICFERGVIIVDRGQKKSANVVYMPTSLKNELNRYLSHPTFKEWSKNGNQLIFFKDSKMLSYDKLNNLIKKISQDAGITRNVSTHTFRHTTAYLMQTAGIDISIIQRQLRHVSIATTLRYLPPMRQFNTLVNENASDTEVED